Below is a window of Thermodesulfomicrobium sp. WS DNA.
CAGTCCCAGGACTTGGGTTCCCACCGGTCGCTGCCCGGGGCGCGGTAGAGCGGCTGGGTGACGCGGCGGTCATTTTCCGCCAGTTGGAAGAGGGCTGCGCCTTTGGCACAAAGGCTGCCTTGGTTGATGGGGTGATCGGGGTCACCTTCCACGTTGATGGCACGACCGGTCTTTTCGTCGGTGGATACGATGAGACCACAGCCTGTGCCGCAATAGCAGCAAATGGTGGTGGTTTCTTTGCCTTGGCGTAACTGCATGAGCTGGGCATTGGCCTTGGCTTCCTTGGGGAGGCCAAGTCCGAGTCCGTGGAAGGCCGTGACAGCCGCAGCTGCGGCTGTAAGTTGAATAAATTCACGCCGTTTGAACTGCATGCGCTCCTCCTCGTCGGGTTGGGGTGAGCCTCCTTTTCGGAGGCATATTTGAGGTATTGCGCCTATGAAGACTTGCGGAAAAAAGCACAAGAAAGGTGAAAATATGGAGATTTTATCACCACGAGTATGCCCGTGTGAACAGGGAGATGGTTGGGTGTGTTGTAATGGGCCTGCAGAGAAATTTTAATTAAATTAATATATTATTTTAAATGGAGGGGCTATTTCATATTGATCTCTTCAGGGAAATTGCAGGAAATTATTGTGGTGTTTTTCTATAGAAACCATGATGAAAAATGATGAAAATTTTCCATCAATATAAAAATTAGTAATATTTTATATTTTCATAAACTTATTATTTTATTTCTTGTGTAAATTTGTTGGTAATTGTTGAAATAGATGTCAGCGCTACTCATTGGAAATGATTATGTATTTTATGGCATAATTTTATGCTTTCCAAAAAGCCGGGGAGCCTTTGGGCTCCCCGCATGCGTTGGTGGGCCGGAGGGTTTCCGGCCCAGGTTGAGGAGGTGGGTCGTTAGGCCAAGGGTCTGCGGAACGGGGTCAGCCGGGCCAGGAGGCTGCGGCGGTCAAGCAGCGGCACATCGAGGCTTGCCACGGCGTAGGTATGGATTTTCTTGGGTTCTACCGGGTAGAGGTAGATGACCCGCACACTTTCCGGGTCCCCCAAGGTGGCCTCGGGGTATCTTTTTTGGGCCTCGGCCAGGCGTTTTTGGGCCAGGGCGAGCATGTCGTCGTAGTCGCCGAAGTTCATGGTTCCAGTGGGGCACACCTGCACGCAGGCCGGCTTGAGGCCGTTTTGTACGCGGTCCAGGCACATGGTGCACTTGGCCATGACCTTGGTCTGCGCGTTTTGGCGGGGGATGTTGTAGGGGCAGGCCTCGCGGATTTCGTTGAAGTCCGGGAGGTCTTTGGTCTTTTCGGTGAAGACCACGGCCCCGGTTTTTTCGTCGTGGTAGATGGCCGCGCTGTCGTAGGCATCGGCGGTCATCTTGCAGGGCGGCTCGATGCAGTGCCGGCACTGTTCCGGGAAGAAGGCCCAGGTGACGAGCCCCCCTTGAGCGTCAGCGATTTCCTGCATGTGGACGAGTTTGTAGGTGATGGCCGAGAGGTCTTTGGGGTTCTGGTGGGAGCCCCAGTTTTTGGTCTCTTCCGCCGGGAGTTTGTTCCATTGCTTGCAGGCCACCTGGCATCCGCGGCAGGCCGTGCATTTGGTCAGATCCACAAAGAAGGCTTTTCCGGACATGGCTCTTTCTCCTTAGGCTTTGCGCACGTTGACCATGAAGGCCTTGCTTTCCGGAATGGCCGTGTTGGGATCGCCCACTGCTGCGGTCAGCAGGTTCGCGGCGTCTCCGCCGCCTTTGGGCCATATCCAGCCATAATGCCAGGGAATGCCCACCTGGTGGATGGTGTTTCCAAGGACCTTAAACGGCTTCATGCGCTTGGTGACGATGGCCACCGCCGTGAGCTGGCCGCGGGGATTTTCCAAAATGACTTTGTCGCCATTTTGAATGCCTTTGATCTTGGCGAGCTCTTCGCTCATCTCGCAGAACATCTGCGGCTCGGCTTCCAAGAGCCACGGGACCCAACGGGAGAGTACTCCGGTCTGCCAGTGCTCCGTGACCCGGTAGGTGGTGCACACAAAGGGATAGCGCGGATCACATACCGCCCGTTTGTGGGCTTCACCCGCAAACTCCACGGCCACGGGGCTGTTGAGCCGTTTGGAGAAGGGATGCTCGAGGACCGGGCATTCCAGGGGCTCATAGTGCTCGGGGAACGGGCCGTCGTTGAGGCCTGGGCCATAGATCGCGGCCACACCGTGCGCCAGCATGATGAAGGGGTGCTTGGCGCCTGGATCACCGCCGCCGTCCACCACGTCGATGGTCCACTTTTTGCCGGCTTCGTCCCAGGCCAGCACGGGTTTTTGTGGCTGGTAGGGCTTGCCGGCGAGGTCCACGGAAGCGCGGTTGTAGATGATGCGGCGGTTTACCGGCCAAGACCAGGCCCAGTTGGGGAAGAGCCCGACCTTTTCCTGGGCCGGGGTCTGGGTGGCGTCGCGGCGGGCGGCCATGTTGCCTTTGGCGGTGTAGGAGCCGCAGTAGATCCAGTTGCCCGAGCAGGTGGAGCCGTCGTCTTTGAGGAAGGCAAAAGAGGCCACCTGGGTGCCGGCCTTGATGGTCTCTTCCTTGCCGTCCGGGGTCTTCACCACCGTGTCCTTGAGGTAGTAGCCGTTGATGAGCTTGGCCACCTTGTGGGGGTCGAAGGCATGCCCATCGCCCCAATCCGCCACGTTGAGACCCAAGATGGGCTCAGGCATCACCCCGCCTTCCTTCTGGTAGAGCTCGCGGATCTTCAGGAAGAGCTCATAGATGATGTCGCCGTCGGGTTTGCTTTGTCCCGCAGGCTTGGGGCCGGCGTAGCGCCACTGCATCCAGCGGCCGGAGTTGGTGATGGAGCCTTCTTTTTCCACGGACACACAGCAGGGCAGGAAGAACACCTCGGTCTTGACGTCCTTGGGGTTCATGCCCGGGCCCATCCAGAAGGAGCCGGTCTCGTTTTCAAAGATGTTGACGTTGACCATCCAGTCGAGCTTGGCCAGGGCCTGGCGGGTCTTGTTGGAGTCCGCGCCGCTGGCGGCCGGGTTCATGCCCCAGGCAAAGAAGCCCTTGAATTTCCCCTTGAGCATCTGATCGAAGAGGAAGAGCCAGGAGGCGTTCTGTCCCTCGTCGAGCTTGGGCAGCCACTGGTAGGCGGTCTCGAGATCGGCGTCCTTGTACAGGGCCTTGAGGAGGCTTGCCAGGTACTTGGGCTTGTTCTGCCACCAGTTGACGCTCTTGGGGTCCTTGCTCACCGGGGTGTTGGCCTTGTTGTAATCCGCCAGAGTGGGCCAATTGGCCCGCGGCGTGGCCATGTATCCGGGAATGATGTGAAAGAGCAGGGCTTGGTCCGTGGAGCCTTGGACGTTGGATTCCCCGCGCAGGGCATTGACGCCGCCGCCGGCAACGCCCATATTTCCAAGTAAAATCTGGATGATGGACATTGCGCGGATGTTCTGCACACCAACGGTATGTTGGGTCCATCCCATGGCATAGAGGATGGTGCCGGATTTATCCGGTTTTCCTGTAGCCGTGTATGCCTTGTACACGGCAAGGATCTTGTCCTCAGGCGTTCCGGTGACAGATGCTACGGTCTTGATGTCGTAGCGGCTGTAATGCTGCTTGAGCAATTGGAAGACACAGCGGGGATCCTTGAGGGTCATGTCCCGCTTGGGCACGCCGTTTTCGTCCAGCTCAAAGGCCCACTTCGTCTTGTCGTACTTGCGGGTTGCCTCGTCGTAGCCTGAGAACAGACCGTCGTGGAAGCTATAGTCCTTGGAAACGATGAACGATGCGTTGGAATAATTGGTGATGTATTCCTTGAAATACAGATCGTTATCGAGAATGTACTTGATCATACCGCCCAGGAAAGCAATATCCGTTCCTGAGCGCAGTGGGGCGTAGATGTCCGCTTTGGTGGAGGTGCGGGTATAGCGGGGATCCACATGGATGATCGTGGCCCCGTTTTCCTTGGCCTTGAGGACCCACTTGAAGGAAATGGGATGGTTTTCGGCAGCATTGCTGCCCATGATCAAAATGCAATCACTGTTCTTGAAGTCGATCCAGTGATTGGTCATCGCGCCGCGTCCGAACGACTCTGCCAGAGCCGCAACTGTGGCGCTGTGTCAAATACGGGCCTGGTGCTCGATGTAGGTGAGCCCCAGGCTGCGGAGCATGGCTTGGTAGATCCAGCACTCTTCATTGTCCATGGCCGCCGAGCCTACGGAAGCGATGCCTTCGCAGCGGTTGACGGTCTGGCCCTTGGCGTTGGTCTTGGCAAAGGTGGCGTCGCGGGTGGCTTTGACGCGTTTGGCGATTTCGGTGAGCATCCAGTCCCAGGACTTGGGTTCCCACCGGTCGCTGCCCGGGGCGCGGTAGAGCGGCAGGGTGACGCGGCGGTCATTTTCCGCCAGTTGGAAGATGGACGCCCCCTTGGCGCACAGCGCGCCCTGGTTGATGGGGTGATCCGGATCGCCTTCGACGTTGATGGCACGACCGGTCTTTTCGTCGGTGGACACGATGAGTCCGCAGCCCACCGAGCAATAACAGCAGATGGACGTGGTCTCCTTGCCTTTGCGCAGCTGCATGAGTTGCGCGCCGGCCTTGGCCTCTTCCAGGCTGATCCCCAGCCCGCCAAAGGCCGTGACAGCCGTGGCTGCGGCGGTCAGTTGGATGAATTCTCTTCGCCGAAGTTGCATAATACCCTCCTTGTTGCTGATCCCTCGGCATACTCGCGTACCGGAGATATGCTGCCTCTCCGATAATGGCCTCATGGAGAATGGCCCCAGGGAAGACAAGAAAGGGCTTATTGCTCAAAGTTTGGCACAAAGGCGCAGAGGTATTGGGCGAGGATGGGGAAGATATCTTCGTGGCGGTGGTTGTAGCGGAATTCTAATTCTTTGATATATAATGGAAAATTGACCGGCGATATGCCGCGCAGGCGTTGGAACCAGGCCTTGGAAAAGGACCAGAACCCTCGGGAAGAGTCGATGAAGAGCCCTTTGTCCGCGTGCTTGATGCGGCAGGCGCTCGACAGGGCGCTGCCGCCGGTGAGCAGGGCTGCATAGTGCTTGTAGCGGTCGGTGTAGATGATCTTGCCGAGACTGGCAGTTTTGAGGTGGAAATTCATCTTGAAATGGAGGATGCTCTCGGCATCTAATTCAGGGATGAGGTCCACGAACACATGGTCTCCGCGTTCCACGATGCCGAAGACCGGCATGCGCATCCCGTTTCCCCGGCCTTCTTTGCGGAATTTCCCCGAAGGGCCGAGGTCGAGACCGTGGATGGAGGAAAAGATGAGGCGGGCGTCCAGGCTGTGGGCCACGATGGCCATGCGCAGGGTGGTGACGGATTTGTAGGCCGTGTTGTAGGACATACCCAATTGTTCGGCCATGCGGCTGGTGGGCGCTTCCAGCTCGAAGAGTTTGATCAGCCGCAGCCATTGCTGGCAGGAGAGGTTGCCGTTGTTGAGAAAGCGCATGCTGAAGTCGTGGAAGGTGTAGCCGCAGCGGGAGCAGCGGCGGTATCCTTGACGGATGGCGTAGAGGCGGCGGGTGCGGCACTTGGGGCAAAAACGCTGATGGTTTTTCCAGCAAAATCCCAACAAAAATTTTCTGGCAGAATTTTCCGTTTTGACAATTTTTTCGTAGAGTTCAAGCTTCATAACAGGAATTTGCTTAGGAAAAAATTTGCGTATTATGCATGCGAAGGCCGCGAGGTCCTCCGGACTGTATGGAGGAGCTGGCGATGGCTTATGTCGGATAAAGCATAGAATTGCAATGGGGGCGGCATGGGGATTCGAGAAAAACGAGCTTCCGGGTGGCGGCAATGGGTGTGGCTGCTGCTCGTGCTGTGGGGGTGTCAGGAAGCGGAAGTGGTGGTGCCCATGCCGGAGGTGAAGGACTCTGGCGTGCATGACACGGAAGTGATTTTTGGCTCTTCTCTCGCTCTGCAAGGCCACGCCGGGTATCTCGGCCAGGAAACCATCAAAGGGGCCATGGCGTATATTCAGTATGTCAATGAGGCTGGCGGTGTACATGGCCGTCATATTCGGGTGCTCACCCGTGACGATTCGTATGATCCGCCAAAATGTCTTTACAATACACAACGTTTTCTTATCGATGACCAAGTTTTTGGACTATTCTGTTACGTTGGTACTCCAACTACTGTAAAAGTCTTACCATTGATTCAAGATGCTCGAGTCCCACTTTTAGGGATGTTTACTGGTGCTAATGCGTTGCGCGATCCTTTTTTACCATATGTAGTCAATGTCAGGGCATCATACTATCAAGAAACACAGGCTGCTATACAGCATCTCGTTGGCGACTTAGGGCTCAAGCGCATCGCTGTATTCTACCAGTACGACGCCTTTGGTTTCGACGGGCTGACGGGTACGGAGCTCGCCCTCAAGGAGTTCGATTTGGAACCCGTGGCGCGCGGAAGTTATGTGCGAGGCACCAATGACGTGACCGAGGCTGTGGAGCGCATTGCCGCCGCGGATGCTCAGGCCGTGGTGATGATCGGCACCTCGGACCCCTGCGCCAACTTTATCCGTCAGACCTTGCGTCGGGGAGTACGCCCTCTTTTCTACATGGTCTCTTTTGTGGGGGCGCGGGAGCTTTCCCGCAACTTGGCCGGGACCAACCTCGACGGCGCTCCCGTGATCATGAGCCAGGTGGTGCCGCCACCGCGCAGCGCCGACGGCACGCCGACTCCCAGCGCCCAAGAGTTCGTGGAGCTTATGGCGCGGTATTTCCCCGGGGAAGAGCCGAACTTCGTGGGCTTTGAAGGCTATATCAACGCCAAGGTCCTGGTGGAGGCCCTGCGTCGTGCCGGCCGTGAGTTGACCCGCGAGAGATTTTTGGCTGCCGTGGAATCTATGACGGATTTTTCCATTGGTCCGGATGTGCGTTTGTCTTTTGGTCCTGCAGACCACCAAGGGTTGGATATGGTGTACTTTACTATACTTCGCGGCGGCCGTTTCGTGCTTTTGGACCGATGGCATGATATTCAGGAGGCGTGGCAATGATTCGCTTCTATTCCCGCGTCTCTTTGAAGAACAAGATTTTTTTCTCAATCCTCGGAGTTATACTTGTCATCAGTGTGACTATCGCATTTTTGGCACGGTGGATTCTTATTTCTGGACTCACCAAAGAGCTTGAACTGCGTGGGATTGCGGTTGCCCGATCCATTGCCGAGCGGGGCGCGGGTTTTGTCTTGGAAAAGAACAATCCTGAGCTCTTGAGCTTGATATTTGACGAAGCAAGACTCCGGGAGCGACAATTTCTCATCAATTATATTTACGTTCTCGATAGATCTCGCAATGTACTCGCGCATACATTAACAATTCCATTTCCCGAAGCATTTCGTACAGCAAATCCCATTCCAGAGAATGTCCCGCAGAGCGTGCGTTTGCTACGGCACGGCGATAACGTTTCCTACGACATCGCTGTGCCCATCCGCGAAGGGATCTACCGCATCGGCAGTGTCCATGTGGGCCTGAGCAAAGACCATATCGATCGTTTGGTGGCCAAACTCCGGTTCATGTTTTTGGGGTTCATTTCCGCGGTCATCATCATCGTCTTCTATGTGAGTCATTTGGTCTCTCGGCACATCACCATGCCCCTGCGGCGGCTGACCCGCATTTCTGATGAGTTGAGCCGGGGGAACTTCGACGTGCCCATCGATCTCGGCGAGGGATTGGATTGGGCGGTGACCAATTGTCCGGCCTACAAGGACACCAACATGCCGTGCTGGCACTTCGACCAGCAAGCCGTCCGCGGTGGGCGGGGAGTGCGGCGGGAGACCGGCCAGGCATGCACCACGTGCCAATTTTATCGCAAACGTCCAGGCCGGGATGAAGTGGTGCAATTGGCCGATTCCTTCCTCAACATGGTGTG
It encodes the following:
- a CDS encoding 4Fe-4S dicluster domain-containing protein, which codes for MSGKAFFVDLTKCTACRGCQVACKQWNKLPAEETKNWGSHQNPKDLSAITYKLVHMQEIADAQGGLVTWAFFPEQCRHCIEPPCKMTADAYDSAAIYHDEKTGAVVFTEKTKDLPDFNEIREACPYNIPRQNAQTKVMAKCTMCLDRVQNGLKPACVQVCPTGTMNFGDYDDMLALAQKRLAEAQKRYPEATLGDPESVRVIYLYPVEPKKIHTYAVASLDVPLLDRRSLLARLTPFRRPLA
- a CDS encoding IS1595 family transposase, with the protein product MKLELYEKIVKTENSARKFLLGFCWKNHQRFCPKCRTRRLYAIRQGYRRCSRCGYTFHDFSMRFLNNGNLSCQQWLRLIKLFELEAPTSRMAEQLGMSYNTAYKSVTTLRMAIVAHSLDARLIFSSIHGLDLGPSGKFRKEGRGNGMRMPVFGIVERGDHVFVDLIPELDAESILHFKMNFHLKTASLGKIIYTDRYKHYAALLTGGSALSSACRIKHADKGLFIDSSRGFWSFSKAWFQRLRGISPVNFPLYIKELEFRYNHRHEDIFPILAQYLCAFVPNFEQ
- the fdnG gene encoding formate dehydrogenase-N subunit alpha, which gives rise to MQLRRREFIQLTAAATAVTAFGGLGISLEEAKAGAQLMQLRKGKETTSICCYCSVGCGLIVSTDEKTGRAINVEGDPDHPINQGALCAKGASIFQLAENDRRVTLPLYRAPGSDRWEPKSWDWMLTEIAKRVKATRDATFAKTNAKGQTVNRCEGIASVGSAAMDNEECWIYQAMLRSLGLTYIEHQARIUHSATVAALAESFGRGAMTNHWIDFKNSDCILIMGSNAAENHPISFKWVLKAKENGATIIHVDPRYTRTSTKADIYAPLRSGTDIAFLGGMIKYILDNDLYFKEYITNYSNASFIVSKDYSFHDGLFSGYDEATRKYDKTKWAFELDENGVPKRDMTLKDPRCVFQLLKQHYSRYDIKTVASVTGTPEDKILAVYKAYTATGKPDKSGTILYAMGWTQHTVGVQNIRAMSIIQILLGNMGVAGGGVNALRGESNVQGSTDQALLFHIIPGYMATPRANWPTLADYNKANTPVSKDPKSVNWWQNKPKYLASLLKALYKDADLETAYQWLPKLDEGQNASWLFLFDQMLKGKFKGFFAWGMNPAASGADSNKTRQALAKLDWMVNVNIFENETGSFWMGPGMNPKDVKTEVFFLPCCVSVEKEGSITNSGRWMQWRYAGPKPAGQSKPDGDIIYELFLKIRELYQKEGGVMPEPILGLNVADWGDGHAFDPHKVAKLINGYYLKDTVVKTPDGKEETIKAGTQVASFAFLKDDGSTCSGNWIYCGSYTAKGNMAARRDATQTPAQEKVGLFPNWAWSWPVNRRIIYNRASVDLAGKPYQPQKPVLAWDEAGKKWTIDVVDGGGDPGAKHPFIMLAHGVAAIYGPGLNDGPFPEHYEPLECPVLEHPFSKRLNSPVAVEFAGEAHKRAVCDPRYPFVCTTYRVTEHWQTGVLSRWVPWLLEAEPQMFCEMSEELAKIKGIQNGDKVILENPRGQLTAVAIVTKRMKPFKVLGNTIHQVGIPWHYGWIWPKGGGDAANLLTAAVGDPNTAIPESKAFMVNVRKA
- a CDS encoding ABC transporter substrate-binding protein translates to MGIREKRASGWRQWVWLLLVLWGCQEAEVVVPMPEVKDSGVHDTEVIFGSSLALQGHAGYLGQETIKGAMAYIQYVNEAGGVHGRHIRVLTRDDSYDPPKCLYNTQRFLIDDQVFGLFCYVGTPTTVKVLPLIQDARVPLLGMFTGANALRDPFLPYVVNVRASYYQETQAAIQHLVGDLGLKRIAVFYQYDAFGFDGLTGTELALKEFDLEPVARGSYVRGTNDVTEAVERIAAADAQAVVMIGTSDPCANFIRQTLRRGVRPLFYMVSFVGARELSRNLAGTNLDGAPVIMSQVVPPPRSADGTPTPSAQEFVELMARYFPGEEPNFVGFEGYINAKVLVEALRRAGRELTRERFLAAVESMTDFSIGPDVRLSFGPADHQGLDMVYFTILRGGRFVLLDRWHDIQEAWQ